In Holophagales bacterium, one DNA window encodes the following:
- a CDS encoding sigma-70 family RNA polymerase sigma factor, whose translation MRQAASTLGDEELVRGVLAGDQELFGDLVERYQGRLVNYLYRIVRNTDEAHDLAQEVFVKVYQALDRFDPRYRFSTWLFRVAQNAAIDVMRRRRFRMVSLTRADDGIDGDGQEWELPSHEPGPEASLAGQQMDRQVQAVIARLPWEYRELILLRHYGELSYEEIAESKAMPLGTVKNKLFRARQMLKGLLGGDPRAAD comes from the coding sequence GTGCGCCAGGCTGCTTCCACCCTCGGAGACGAGGAACTGGTCCGCGGGGTCCTGGCCGGCGATCAGGAGCTATTCGGTGATCTCGTCGAGCGCTACCAGGGACGCCTCGTCAACTACCTCTACCGGATCGTGCGGAACACCGACGAAGCGCACGACCTGGCCCAGGAGGTGTTCGTGAAGGTGTACCAGGCGCTCGATCGCTTCGACCCGCGCTACCGGTTCTCCACCTGGCTCTTCCGGGTGGCGCAGAACGCGGCGATCGACGTGATGCGCCGCCGCCGTTTCCGCATGGTGTCGCTGACCCGTGCCGACGACGGGATCGACGGGGACGGTCAGGAATGGGAGCTGCCCTCCCACGAGCCGGGGCCGGAGGCCTCGCTCGCCGGGCAGCAGATGGACCGGCAGGTGCAGGCGGTGATCGCCCGCCTGCCGTGGGAGTACCGCGAGCTCATCCTGCTGCGCCACTACGGCGAGCTCTCCTACGAGGAGATCGCCGAGAGCAAGGCGATGCCGCTCGGCACGGTGAAGAACAAGCTGTTCCGCGCCCGCCAGATGCTCAAGGGGCTTCTCGGCGGCGATCCGCGGGCAGCAGATTGA
- a CDS encoding polymer-forming cytoskeletal protein, giving the protein MIPSSGTRLAAKCRRIALVVAASLGVAAAVPLSAEQRAPALRLGDGSVARNRLVAVGRDLRIEGTALSDVAALDGSVEITGRVDGDVIVLGGSAHLRESSEVRGQVYVLGGEIETAPGARIGGHAVAYPSMSRAWLTLLEGPAIGLPATSRVVVAGKLALAAAWLFLLLVLFATSGRALLATSEEIRRQPFRQFAVGLVGVLSLTLTALLLSTVAAALVGLPLLGLVVILALLLKLWGMVAVFHALGSYLLARAQRRRVLALHAAVAGFAFLALLKFVPYLGLWVWTVASFVAVGAALSSKFGRREPWFSEQSATSFA; this is encoded by the coding sequence GTGATCCCTTCCTCCGGCACGCGTCTCGCGGCGAAGTGCCGCCGGATCGCCCTGGTCGTTGCCGCGTCCCTCGGCGTCGCGGCGGCCGTTCCGCTCTCGGCGGAGCAGCGAGCGCCTGCCCTTCGCCTCGGCGACGGCAGCGTGGCCCGCAACCGCCTCGTCGCCGTCGGCCGCGACCTGCGCATCGAGGGGACGGCGCTCTCGGACGTCGCGGCGCTCGACGGGTCGGTCGAGATCACGGGCCGCGTCGACGGGGACGTGATCGTGCTCGGCGGTTCGGCGCATCTGCGCGAGAGCAGCGAGGTCCGTGGGCAGGTCTACGTGCTCGGCGGCGAAATCGAAACGGCGCCGGGGGCGAGAATCGGCGGGCACGCCGTGGCTTATCCGAGCATGTCGCGGGCCTGGCTCACCCTGCTCGAGGGACCCGCGATCGGTCTTCCCGCCACCTCGCGCGTCGTCGTGGCCGGCAAGCTGGCGCTCGCCGCGGCCTGGCTCTTCCTCCTGCTCGTGCTCTTCGCCACCAGCGGGCGCGCGCTGCTTGCCACTTCCGAGGAGATCCGACGCCAGCCGTTCCGTCAGTTCGCGGTGGGTCTCGTCGGCGTGCTGTCGCTGACGCTCACGGCGCTGCTGCTCTCGACCGTCGCCGCGGCGCTCGTCGGTCTGCCGCTGCTCGGTCTGGTGGTGATCCTCGCCCTGCTGCTCAAGCTCTGGGGGATGGTGGCGGTCTTCCATGCCCTGGGCAGCTACCTGCTCGCGCGGGCGCAGCGACGTCGCGTGCTGGCGTTGCACGCCGCGGTAGCCGGATTCGCGTTTCTCGCGTTGCTCAAGTTCGTGCCCTATCTCGGCCTGTGGGTCTGGACCGTGGCGAGCTTCGTCGCCGTGGGCGCGGCGCTGTCGAGCAAGTTCGGCCGGCGCGAGCCCTGGTTCTCCGAGCAGAGCGCCACCAGCTTCGCCTGA
- a CDS encoding 3-hydroxybutyryl-CoA dehydrogenase has product MAEIRSIGVVGAGTMGHGIAQVASVAGLEVRLVDVAPAALEKGLAAIAGSLEKLEAKGKVPAGTRAAALGRLSGGSDLAELAEVDLVVEAVVERLEVKSEVLRRLDTLCRSETILATNTSSISITKLAAVTRRPAQVIGMHFMNPVPLMPLVEVIRGLATSQATYDAVEAASRTMGKTPVEVHDSPGFVSNRVLMPMINEAIYCLQEGVGKPEAIDAVMKLGMNHPMGPLALADLIGLDVCLDILRVLQDGFGDPKYRPCPLLVKLVDAGHLGRKSGRGFYAY; this is encoded by the coding sequence ATGGCGGAGATCCGCTCGATCGGCGTCGTCGGCGCCGGCACCATGGGGCACGGCATCGCGCAGGTGGCCTCGGTCGCCGGGCTCGAGGTCCGGCTCGTCGACGTCGCCCCGGCGGCGCTCGAGAAAGGTCTCGCGGCGATCGCCGGCAGCCTCGAGAAGCTCGAAGCGAAGGGGAAGGTCCCTGCCGGGACGCGCGCGGCGGCGCTCGGGCGACTCTCCGGCGGCAGCGACCTCGCCGAGCTCGCCGAGGTCGATCTGGTCGTCGAGGCGGTGGTCGAGCGGCTCGAGGTCAAGAGCGAGGTGCTTCGCCGTCTCGACACCCTCTGTCGAAGCGAGACGATTCTCGCCACCAACACCAGCTCGATCTCGATCACCAAGCTCGCGGCGGTGACCCGTCGCCCGGCGCAGGTGATCGGCATGCATTTCATGAACCCGGTGCCGCTCATGCCGCTCGTCGAGGTGATTCGCGGCCTCGCCACGTCGCAGGCCACCTACGACGCGGTCGAGGCGGCGAGCCGGACGATGGGCAAGACGCCGGTCGAGGTCCACGACTCGCCGGGGTTCGTCTCCAATCGCGTGCTGATGCCGATGATCAACGAGGCGATCTACTGCCTGCAGGAGGGCGTCGGCAAGCCCGAAGCGATCGACGCGGTGATGAAGCTCGGGATGAACCACCCGATGGGGCCGCTCGCTCTCGCCGACCTGATCGGCCTCGACGTCTGTCTCGACATCCTGCGCGTGCTGCAGGACGGCTTCGGCGACCCGAAGTACCGTCCCTGTCCGCTGCTCGTCAAGCTGGTCGACGCCGGTCACCTCGGCCGCAAGAGCGGCCGCGGCTTCTACGCTTACTGA
- a CDS encoding zf-HC2 domain-containing protein → MDHSTYREWLDFEIEGVLGDAERAALFAHLEGCEACRGERHQLLELAETLRQSKVEVRPDFRAAVMMALPATGWEARAPRAWRLPIALFALLGGAAAILFGTSAARAGIPGSMVGALTAIVDLFGTALLAGSGLAAASWRGLGLALGELLGASRANLVAALVLVAGVNWLLYRLLRRPAEQRLGRPRS, encoded by the coding sequence ATGGATCACTCCACCTATCGCGAATGGCTCGACTTCGAGATCGAGGGGGTCCTCGGCGATGCCGAGCGCGCGGCGCTCTTCGCTCACCTCGAGGGCTGCGAGGCCTGTCGCGGCGAGCGGCATCAGCTCCTCGAGCTCGCCGAGACGCTGCGTCAGAGCAAGGTGGAGGTTCGTCCCGACTTCCGGGCCGCGGTGATGATGGCGCTGCCGGCCACCGGCTGGGAGGCGCGAGCGCCGCGGGCCTGGCGCCTGCCGATCGCCCTCTTCGCCCTGCTCGGCGGCGCGGCGGCGATTCTCTTCGGCACCTCGGCGGCGCGGGCCGGGATTCCCGGGTCGATGGTCGGAGCGCTCACGGCGATCGTCGACCTCTTCGGGACGGCGCTGCTGGCCGGCTCCGGCCTGGCAGCGGCCTCCTGGCGCGGCCTCGGCCTGGCGCTCGGCGAGCTGCTCGGTGCTTCGCGCGCCAATCTCGTCGCGGCGCTGGTGCTGGTTGCCGGGGTCAACTGGCTCCTCTACCGTCTGCTGCGCCGGCCGGCAGAGCAGCGACTCGGTCGCCCGCGCTCGTGA